One stretch of Pseudoxanthomonas sp. Root65 DNA includes these proteins:
- a CDS encoding acetylhydrolase, whose amino-acid sequence MNVAAFLRRHRLMVLLFLLLAPMLVASSHLPADGEAGIELRAGYRVQDLDWVDPARGRAVPVKLFWPDAARSGKVPLVVFSHGIGSARDGYTYLGHYWAKHGIASLHVQHVGSDRALWQGNPFGLVSRFQQAAGEAEAVARVHDQRFALDQVLAGAWGAQVDRARIVAAGHSYGANTTLMSAGARVVRDGKTIELRDPRFSAAIVISAPPFYGDADFRPILAGITIPTLHVTTADDIIRIPGFGSGVDDRLKVFDAIGGAHKVLAVYRHGTHNVFTDHRYFDSREVSEQVKQATESLSLAFIDTAYGHSTAELARWRSGHRALLARYDAR is encoded by the coding sequence ATGAACGTTGCCGCTTTCCTCCGCCGTCACCGCCTGATGGTCCTGCTGTTCCTGCTGCTGGCGCCGATGCTGGTGGCCTCGTCGCACCTGCCGGCCGACGGCGAAGCCGGCATCGAGTTGCGCGCCGGCTATCGCGTGCAGGACCTGGACTGGGTGGATCCGGCGCGCGGTCGCGCGGTCCCGGTGAAGCTGTTCTGGCCGGATGCGGCACGCAGCGGCAAGGTGCCCCTGGTGGTGTTCTCGCACGGCATCGGCAGCGCGCGCGACGGCTACACCTACCTGGGCCACTACTGGGCAAAGCACGGCATCGCCAGCCTCCACGTGCAGCATGTCGGCAGCGACCGCGCGCTGTGGCAGGGCAATCCGTTCGGCCTGGTGTCGCGTTTCCAGCAGGCCGCTGGCGAAGCCGAAGCGGTGGCGCGCGTGCATGACCAGCGCTTCGCCCTCGACCAGGTGCTGGCCGGCGCGTGGGGCGCGCAGGTCGACCGCGCGCGCATCGTCGCCGCAGGCCACTCCTACGGCGCCAACACCACGCTGATGTCGGCCGGTGCACGGGTGGTGCGCGATGGCAAGACGATCGAGCTGCGCGATCCCCGTTTCAGCGCCGCCATCGTCATCTCCGCGCCGCCGTTCTACGGCGACGCCGATTTCCGGCCCATCCTCGCCGGCATCACCATTCCCACGCTGCACGTCACCACGGCCGACGACATCATCCGCATCCCGGGTTTCGGCTCCGGCGTCGACGACCGCCTGAAGGTGTTCGACGCCATCGGCGGCGCGCACAAGGTGCTGGCCGTGTATCGCCACGGCACCCACAACGTGTTCACCGACCATCGCTATTTCGATTCGCGCGAGGTCAGCGAGCAGGTCAAGCAGGCGACCGAATCGCTGTCGCTGGCCTTCATCGACACGGCGTACGGCCACTCCACCGCCGAGCTGGCGCGGTGGCGGTCGGGCCATCGCGCCCTGCTGGCGCGCTACGACGCGCGCTGA
- a CDS encoding CHAD domain-containing protein gives MSPRTASPRTGERAAALAAADARALASALALAPANPAGVHEARKSVRRLRSLLALGRRALGREAVDAVDRDLRALAKALSALRDGQVVQETARQLADEASDADERSTWEALLPRLAERQQHRLAEALRDDPGFVRQQAQAHRQAERLQQLPWHRLRRDDLRQALARSQRRQARAQAAAIASGRVDDLHDWRRRSRRLRMQLTALRKLRVRPPADGPPAPGLRQVSRLVDQLGVLQDLALLAQALEDLETARPRTRPAAAGRSRTPSPIQPLA, from the coding sequence ATGAGCCCGCGCACCGCCTCCCCACGCACCGGCGAACGGGCCGCCGCGCTCGCCGCCGCCGACGCCCGCGCGCTGGCGTCGGCGCTGGCCCTCGCGCCGGCCAACCCGGCAGGCGTGCACGAGGCGCGCAAGAGCGTCCGCCGGCTGCGCTCGCTGCTGGCACTGGGCCGGCGCGCATTGGGCCGCGAGGCCGTCGATGCGGTCGACCGCGACCTGCGCGCGCTGGCCAAGGCGCTCTCGGCGCTGCGCGACGGGCAGGTGGTGCAGGAGACGGCCCGGCAACTGGCGGACGAGGCCAGCGACGCCGACGAACGCAGCACGTGGGAAGCGCTGCTGCCGCGGCTGGCCGAACGCCAACAGCACCGCCTGGCCGAAGCGCTGCGCGACGATCCCGGCTTCGTCCGCCAGCAGGCACAGGCGCACCGGCAGGCCGAACGGCTGCAGCAGCTGCCGTGGCACCGGCTGCGTCGCGACGACCTGCGCCAGGCGTTGGCGCGCTCGCAGCGGCGGCAGGCGCGCGCGCAGGCGGCGGCCATCGCCTCCGGCCGCGTCGACGACCTGCACGACTGGCGGCGCCGCTCGCGCCGGTTGCGCATGCAGCTGACCGCGCTGCGCAAGCTGCGCGTCCGGCCGCCGGCGGACGGCCCACCCGCGCCGGGCCTGCGGCAGGTGAGCCGGCTGGTCGACCAGTTGGGCGTACTGCAGGACCTGGCGCTGCTGGCACAGGCGCTGGAGGACCTGGAGACCGCCCGCCCGCGGACACGGCCCGCCGCGGCCGGGCGCTCCCGGACCCCGTCGCCCATCCAGCCGCTCGCCTAG
- a CDS encoding EAL domain-containing protein: protein MDSTPLHPGDALAPPPSRRRGLPPLAWAAAVLLLGLACTAVVAHREWRDLQQRTEDARRALADAGAARLRVPLEQAASMLRAMQTVFLANDQMDQARFSQYHASLRSPLAPGTYTSMAFARRSPADQPLADQVSYRYEFVAPYQHNTSLVGFDMVTQKANLAALLRARDTDTVVISAPFALRQTTPAGQNPLGVTLRLPVYSDGPTPTSPNQRRAREIGALAIGIRVQPLVEAAMAGTVLDAFRVRVYDATAGAHPFYDSSSPVAADLPSQVRRLDFGGRQWRIDMQPRPQPLDTGRLQAVVAGGGVISLLLAALAWSLATTRRRAVALGEQMSQRYRESELRFRALNELLPALVLLADARDGRIVYANQAARLRLGDPTGLPLSALFSDPQLQARARDAAAIGNDWGNLEAVLLSPEGGAFWASASIAQVDMEGAPHLLMVATDISEQRELTERLSYQATHDALTELCNRREFERRVEEALSERKGRAVCDPCALLYIDLDQFKLINDISGHMAGDQLLAQLALAMRQQLRGGDVLARLGGDEFGLMAFHVDAEGAQALAERLRERIEALMFVWQDRTYTVSASIGVVVVDQQEPTLKDLLAWADTACYLAKENGRNRVHLYREDNETTRRHGEMEWANRLRWAMEQDRLLLDYQEIVPLDGRDTATSIELLLRLRDEDGGIVLPGAFLPAAERYGLMPAIDRWVIRNALAHFSQLHHSGMRLGTCAINLSGASIEDEGLADFILARITEYAVPPQALCFEITETVAVRNLLKVVSVIERLRRVGCRIALDDFGAGMSSFGYLKNLPADLIKIDGSFIRDLETDPMSRTIVSAIAQIGHQRGLKVVAEWVASPRICDALRSLGVDYGQGYALHRPERVLFQREQPPPRRLAVVR, encoded by the coding sequence GTGGATTCCACCCCCCTACACCCCGGTGACGCCCTGGCGCCCCCGCCTTCCCGCCGCCGCGGCCTGCCGCCGCTGGCATGGGCGGCGGCCGTGCTGCTGCTGGGCTTGGCGTGCACGGCGGTCGTCGCCCACCGCGAGTGGCGCGACCTGCAGCAACGCACCGAAGACGCCCGCCGCGCGCTGGCCGACGCCGGCGCCGCGCGCCTGCGCGTGCCGCTGGAGCAGGCCGCGTCGATGCTGCGCGCCATGCAGACGGTGTTCCTGGCCAACGACCAGATGGACCAGGCGCGCTTCAGCCAGTACCACGCCAGCCTGCGCAGCCCGCTCGCCCCCGGCACCTACACCTCGATGGCCTTCGCACGCCGCTCGCCGGCGGATCAGCCGCTGGCCGACCAGGTGTCGTACCGCTACGAATTCGTCGCCCCCTACCAGCACAACACGTCGCTGGTCGGCTTCGACATGGTCACCCAGAAGGCCAATCTCGCGGCGCTGCTGCGTGCCCGCGACACCGACACCGTGGTGATCTCCGCGCCCTTCGCGCTGCGCCAGACCACGCCCGCCGGGCAGAACCCGCTGGGCGTGACGCTGCGCCTGCCGGTGTATTCCGACGGCCCCACGCCCACCTCGCCCAACCAGCGGCGCGCGCGCGAGATCGGCGCGCTGGCCATCGGCATCCGCGTGCAGCCGCTGGTCGAGGCCGCCATGGCCGGCACAGTACTGGACGCCTTCCGGGTGCGCGTCTACGACGCCACCGCCGGCGCGCATCCGTTCTACGACTCGTCCAGTCCCGTCGCGGCCGACCTGCCGTCGCAGGTCCGCCGGCTGGACTTCGGCGGCCGGCAATGGCGCATCGACATGCAGCCGCGCCCGCAACCGCTGGACACCGGCCGCCTGCAGGCCGTCGTCGCGGGCGGTGGCGTCATCAGCCTGCTGCTGGCGGCGCTGGCGTGGTCGCTGGCCACCACGCGCCGACGCGCGGTGGCGCTGGGCGAACAGATGAGCCAGCGCTACCGCGAAAGCGAACTGCGCTTCCGCGCGCTCAACGAACTGCTGCCTGCGCTGGTGCTGCTGGCCGACGCCCGCGACGGCCGCATCGTCTACGCCAACCAGGCGGCCCGCCTGCGCCTGGGCGACCCGACCGGCCTGCCGCTGTCCGCGCTGTTCTCCGACCCGCAACTTCAGGCGCGCGCCCGCGACGCGGCCGCCATCGGCAACGACTGGGGCAACCTGGAAGCGGTGCTGCTGAGTCCGGAAGGCGGCGCGTTCTGGGCCAGCGCCTCGATCGCGCAGGTCGACATGGAGGGCGCGCCGCACCTGTTGATGGTGGCGACCGACATCTCGGAGCAGCGCGAGCTGACCGAACGCCTCAGCTACCAGGCCACCCACGATGCGCTGACCGAGCTGTGCAACCGGCGCGAGTTCGAGCGCCGCGTCGAGGAAGCCCTGAGCGAACGCAAGGGCCGCGCGGTCTGCGATCCGTGCGCGCTGCTGTACATCGACCTGGACCAGTTCAAGCTGATCAACGACATCTCCGGCCACATGGCCGGCGACCAGTTGCTCGCGCAGCTGGCGCTGGCGATGCGCCAGCAGCTGCGCGGCGGCGACGTGCTGGCGCGGCTGGGCGGCGACGAGTTCGGCCTGATGGCCTTCCACGTGGATGCCGAAGGCGCGCAAGCACTGGCCGAACGCCTGCGCGAACGCATCGAAGCGCTGATGTTCGTCTGGCAGGACCGCACCTACACCGTCAGTGCCAGCATCGGCGTGGTGGTGGTCGACCAGCAGGAGCCCACGCTCAAGGATCTGCTGGCGTGGGCGGACACCGCCTGCTACCTGGCCAAGGAGAACGGCCGCAACCGCGTGCACCTGTACCGCGAGGACAACGAGACCACCCGCCGGCACGGCGAGATGGAATGGGCCAACCGCCTGCGCTGGGCGATGGAACAGGACCGCCTGCTGCTGGACTACCAGGAGATCGTGCCGCTGGACGGACGCGACACCGCCACCAGCATCGAACTGCTGCTGCGGCTGCGCGACGAGGACGGCGGCATCGTGCTGCCGGGGGCGTTCCTGCCCGCCGCCGAACGCTACGGCCTGATGCCGGCCATCGACCGCTGGGTGATCCGCAATGCGCTGGCGCATTTCAGCCAGCTGCACCACTCGGGCATGCGCCTGGGCACCTGCGCCATCAACCTGTCCGGCGCCAGCATCGAAGACGAGGGCCTGGCCGACTTCATCCTCGCCCGCATCACCGAATACGCGGTGCCGCCGCAGGCGCTGTGCTTCGAGATCACCGAGACGGTCGCGGTGCGCAACCTGCTGAAGGTGGTGAGCGTGATCGAGCGCCTGCGCCGCGTGGGCTGCCGCATCGCGCTGGACGATTTCGGCGCCGGCATGTCCTCGTTCGGCTATCTGAAGAACCTGCCGGCGGACCTCATCAAGATCGACGGCAGTTTCATCCGCGACCTCGAAACCGACCCGATGAGCCGCACCATCGTCAGCGCCATCGCGCAGATCGGCCACCAGCGCGGCCTGAAGGTGGTAGCCGAATGGGTGGCCAGCCCGAGGATCTGCGATGCCCTGCGCTCGCTGGGCGTGGACTACGGCCAGGGCTACGCCCTGCACCGTCCGGAACGCGTGCTGTTCCAGCGCGAGCAGCCGCCGCCGCGCCGGCTGGCGGTGGTGCGCTGA
- a CDS encoding diguanylate cyclase: MTDPDPPAGRVPRPSSLRRQFARAVVLAALLPAAVLGVVEQLRFYQAEQRHVGERLEVITILSATAVEDFVGMHQAGVALVASMSGQDTDWPARLAELRRRYPGFSSVLVTDASGTVLASQPVPPRGPAINVADRAYFRMSRQTAAPFVSDAFRGRRLSNDPLVAVAAPWQAEGAFAGVVQGSIRVDTFTDSRVAAMRRRGVEMLLLDRERRVIRATEGLPYRFQQSLAGSPLLAGAGQGARETESRRLHDAMADGRAAWVSQATLSSGWTLVLLVPDTQLMGTVGRRALATAGLLMLIAAGVWIAYAWQMRRLDGALAHLSEALQALAVHRRPSATARLPEEFEPMGRAVGELSEQLEAAHADLQRALDEQSELSLSLQRTLERREQDVERRTAELRMANAELDRLNRIDPLTGCLNRRGLQHALAPLGDEAGELLAPLAVIALDVDHFKAFNDRYGHAAGDSALRRVAAVVAGAPRRPQDAAARTGGEEFLILVSQAEAGEVAAIADHLRAAVQALAIAHADSPWGVLTVSVGWVRADAGADYAQAFLLADEALYRAKHGGRNRVERE, translated from the coding sequence ATGACCGATCCCGATCCGCCCGCCGGCCGCGTGCCGCGTCCCTCATCGCTGAGACGACAGTTCGCGCGCGCGGTGGTGCTGGCGGCGCTGTTGCCCGCCGCCGTGCTGGGCGTCGTGGAGCAGCTGCGCTTCTACCAGGCCGAGCAGCGTCATGTCGGCGAACGCCTGGAAGTGATCACGATCCTCAGTGCGACGGCGGTGGAGGATTTCGTCGGCATGCACCAGGCCGGCGTGGCACTGGTGGCATCGATGAGCGGCCAGGACACCGACTGGCCTGCGCGGCTGGCGGAACTGCGGCGACGCTATCCCGGCTTCAGCAGCGTGCTGGTCACCGATGCCAGCGGTACGGTACTGGCATCGCAGCCGGTACCGCCGCGCGGGCCGGCCATCAACGTGGCCGATCGCGCTTATTTCCGCATGTCCCGCCAGACGGCTGCGCCGTTCGTATCCGATGCGTTCCGGGGCCGCCGCCTCAGCAACGATCCGCTGGTGGCGGTCGCCGCTCCTTGGCAGGCGGAAGGCGCGTTCGCGGGCGTGGTGCAGGGCTCCATCCGCGTCGACACCTTTACCGATTCGCGTGTCGCCGCCATGCGCCGCCGTGGCGTGGAGATGCTGCTGCTCGACCGCGAACGGCGCGTGATCCGTGCGACCGAAGGACTGCCTTACCGCTTCCAGCAGTCGCTGGCGGGCAGCCCGCTGCTGGCCGGTGCCGGACAGGGCGCGCGCGAGACCGAATCGCGCCGGCTGCACGACGCGATGGCCGATGGCCGGGCGGCCTGGGTGTCGCAGGCCACGCTGTCCTCCGGCTGGACGCTGGTGCTGCTGGTGCCGGACACCCAGCTGATGGGGACGGTGGGTCGCCGGGCATTGGCGACGGCGGGCCTGCTGATGTTGATCGCCGCCGGTGTCTGGATCGCGTACGCGTGGCAGATGCGGCGCCTGGACGGCGCGCTCGCGCACCTGTCGGAGGCGTTGCAGGCGCTGGCGGTGCACCGGCGTCCCAGCGCGACGGCGCGGCTGCCGGAGGAATTCGAGCCGATGGGACGCGCGGTCGGCGAACTGTCGGAGCAGCTCGAAGCCGCGCACGCAGACCTCCAGCGCGCGCTGGACGAACAGAGCGAGCTGTCGCTGTCGTTGCAGCGCACGCTCGAACGGCGCGAACAGGACGTCGAACGCCGCACGGCCGAACTGCGCATGGCCAACGCCGAACTGGACCGGCTCAACCGCATCGATCCGCTGACCGGTTGCCTCAACCGGCGGGGCCTGCAGCATGCGCTGGCGCCGCTCGGCGACGAGGCCGGCGAGCTGCTCGCCCCGTTGGCGGTGATCGCGCTGGACGTGGACCACTTCAAGGCCTTCAACGACCGCTATGGCCATGCGGCCGGCGATAGCGCGCTGCGCCGGGTCGCGGCGGTGGTCGCCGGTGCGCCGCGCCGGCCGCAGGACGCCGCCGCACGCACCGGCGGCGAGGAGTTCCTGATCCTGGTGTCGCAGGCCGAAGCCGGCGAGGTCGCCGCGATCGCCGACCACCTCCGCGCGGCCGTGCAGGCGCTGGCGATCGCGCATGCGGATTCGCCGTGGGGCGTGCTGACCGTCAGCGTGGGCTGGGTGCGCGCCGACGCGGGCGCCGATTACGCGCAGGCGTTCCTGCTCGCCGACGAGGCGCTGTACCGCGCCAAGCACGGTGGCCGCAACCGGGTGGAACGGGAGTAG
- a CDS encoding alpha/beta hydrolase: MKTALSSLLLLALSCVPHPGRAQDTCPDRSAYAPAREIVADLQRITAPKGVQEEYAVEIGGIRQWVNVRGQDRDNPMILFVHGGPASPVIPTLWQFQRPLEEYFTVVNYDQRGAGRTLLLNPQDAVADTLHIQRYVDDAIALAEHLRTRYHQRKLVLMAHSWGTVVAMHAALQRPDLFHAYVGIGQVINVRTNEQVSFDYGLRTAREQGNTEAVREMEAISPYPGDQPITRERIVIARKWPQFYGGLTAYRAESTYFFQGPRLSPDYDDAARCAINAGSVFTLGRLLDEFLRVDFTGVEDFPIPVVMFMGRHDYTTPSEPTAAWLAKVRAPYKQGVWFEHSAHMIPWEEPGKTLVSLLEHVRPRAGIGEAGAATP; this comes from the coding sequence ATGAAAACCGCCCTCTCCTCGTTGCTGCTGCTCGCGCTGTCGTGCGTGCCGCATCCAGGCCGCGCGCAGGACACCTGCCCCGACCGCAGCGCCTACGCGCCGGCGCGGGAGATCGTCGCCGACCTGCAGCGCATCACCGCGCCCAAGGGCGTGCAGGAGGAGTACGCGGTCGAGATCGGCGGCATCCGCCAGTGGGTGAACGTGCGCGGACAGGATCGCGACAACCCGATGATCCTGTTCGTCCACGGCGGTCCGGCCTCGCCGGTCATTCCCACGCTGTGGCAGTTCCAGCGCCCGCTGGAGGAATACTTCACGGTGGTGAACTACGACCAGCGCGGTGCGGGCAGGACGCTGCTGCTGAATCCGCAGGACGCCGTCGCCGATACCCTGCACATCCAGCGCTATGTCGACGACGCCATCGCGCTGGCCGAACACCTGCGCACGCGCTACCACCAGCGCAAGCTGGTGCTGATGGCGCACAGCTGGGGCACGGTGGTGGCGATGCACGCGGCACTGCAGCGGCCGGACCTGTTCCATGCCTATGTCGGCATCGGCCAGGTGATCAACGTGCGCACCAACGAGCAGGTCAGCTTCGACTACGGCCTGCGGACGGCGCGCGAGCAGGGCAACACCGAGGCGGTGCGCGAGATGGAAGCGATCTCGCCGTATCCCGGCGACCAGCCGATCACCCGCGAGCGCATCGTGATCGCGCGCAAGTGGCCGCAGTTCTACGGCGGGCTGACGGCGTACCGGGCCGAGTCGACCTACTTCTTCCAGGGCCCGCGCCTCTCGCCCGACTACGACGATGCCGCGCGCTGCGCGATCAACGCCGGCAGCGTGTTCACCCTGGGCCGCCTGCTGGATGAATTCCTGCGGGTCGACTTCACCGGCGTGGAGGACTTCCCCATCCCGGTGGTGATGTTCATGGGCCGCCACGACTACACCACGCCATCGGAACCGACGGCGGCCTGGTTGGCGAAGGTGCGCGCGCCGTACAAGCAGGGCGTGTGGTTCGAGCACTCCGCGCACATGATCCCGTGGGAAGAGCCGGGCAAGACCCTGGTCAGCCTGTTGGAGCACGTGCGGCCACGCGCCGGGATCGGCGAGGCGGGCGCGGCGACGCCCTGA
- a CDS encoding DUF1801 domain-containing protein: MGARTPSTDVDTFLATLAPPQEAAVRRLRAVILATDPRIGEGIKWNAPSFHVEGRHFATMQLRRADRMLLVLHLGAGKRTMPAGAIVDPGGQLSWLGADRATWSFSGMQEVEAHGAALQALLRQWMAHA; encoded by the coding sequence ATGGGTGCACGCACGCCATCGACCGACGTGGATACGTTCCTGGCCACGCTTGCGCCACCCCAGGAAGCCGCGGTCCGCCGCCTGCGTGCGGTGATCCTGGCCACCGATCCGCGCATCGGCGAGGGCATCAAGTGGAATGCGCCGAGTTTCCATGTCGAGGGCCGCCACTTCGCGACGATGCAGCTGCGGCGTGCCGACCGCATGCTGCTGGTGCTGCACCTGGGCGCGGGCAAGCGGACCATGCCGGCCGGTGCGATCGTGGATCCGGGCGGGCAACTGAGCTGGCTGGGTGCCGATCGCGCGACGTGGTCGTTCAGCGGTATGCAGGAGGTGGAGGCGCACGGCGCCGCGTTGCAGGCACTGCTGCGGCAATGGATGGCGCACGCCTGA
- the adhP gene encoding alcohol dehydrogenase AdhP has product MDSTMRAAVVRAFGTPLVIEEVPVPRPAAGDILVKIEACGVCHTDLHAAEGDWPVKPSPPFIPGHEGVGHVVAVGAGVRHVKEGDRVGVPWLYSACGQCEHCLGGWETLCETQQNTGYSVNGGFADYALANADYVGHLPDTIGFVEIAPILCAGVTVYKGLKVTDTKPGDWVVISGIGGLGHLAVQYAKAMGLNVAAVDVDDGKLDFARRLGATVTVNATTTDPAAWLKREIGGAHGALVTAVSPKAFEQAIGMVRRGGTVSLNGLPPGQFPLDIFGMVLNGITVRGSIVGTRLDLQESLAFAAMGKVAATVATDRLENINDVFARMRAGTIEGRIVLDLAG; this is encoded by the coding sequence ATGGACAGCACCATGAGAGCCGCCGTCGTGCGGGCGTTCGGCACGCCGCTGGTGATCGAGGAAGTGCCGGTGCCGCGTCCCGCGGCTGGCGACATCCTGGTCAAGATCGAAGCCTGCGGCGTCTGCCACACCGACCTGCACGCCGCCGAAGGCGACTGGCCGGTCAAGCCCAGCCCGCCCTTCATTCCCGGACACGAAGGCGTGGGCCACGTGGTCGCGGTCGGGGCCGGCGTCCGCCACGTGAAGGAAGGCGACCGTGTCGGCGTGCCGTGGCTGTATTCGGCCTGCGGCCAGTGCGAGCACTGCCTGGGCGGTTGGGAAACGCTGTGCGAAACGCAGCAGAACACCGGCTACTCGGTCAATGGCGGCTTCGCCGACTACGCGCTGGCCAACGCGGACTACGTCGGGCACCTGCCGGACACCATCGGCTTCGTCGAGATCGCACCGATCCTGTGCGCCGGCGTGACCGTATACAAGGGCCTGAAAGTCACCGACACGAAGCCGGGCGACTGGGTGGTGATTTCCGGCATCGGCGGGCTCGGCCACCTGGCCGTGCAGTACGCGAAGGCGATGGGACTGAACGTGGCGGCGGTCGATGTGGACGATGGCAAGCTCGACTTCGCCCGCCGCCTGGGCGCCACGGTCACCGTCAACGCGACGACCACCGATCCGGCGGCCTGGCTCAAGCGGGAGATCGGCGGCGCGCATGGTGCGCTGGTCACCGCGGTGTCGCCGAAAGCGTTCGAGCAGGCCATCGGCATGGTCCGTCGCGGCGGTACGGTCTCGCTCAACGGCCTGCCGCCGGGGCAGTTTCCGCTCGACATCTTCGGCATGGTCCTCAACGGCATCACCGTACGCGGCTCCATCGTCGGCACGCGGCTGGACCTGCAGGAATCGCTGGCGTTCGCGGCGATGGGCAAGGTGGCGGCGACGGTGGCGACGGATCGGCTGGAGAACATCAACGACGTGTTCGCGCGCATGCGCGCCGGCACGATCGAAGGCCGCATCGTGCTGGACCTCGCTGGCTGA
- a CDS encoding histidine kinase, whose amino-acid sequence MKIRLGSMEIRLSRYLGLWGVVVVVFAVQGCVNDAVSGHLWPPADYLRWWAIQWLTWAGLAPLVFRLGERHPITFPATARALLRHVGYSLGVTLLAVIIGALVSTLFEPSSFGQQLVQFISKHFAIGLLAYWTLLAVQHLLHFQAEKARRELEATRLASELAQSRLQVLKTQLQPHFLFNTLHAIITLLDEDKLSAEDMLLRLSELLRAFLEDYDGQEIPLRRELELLELYLGIQRHRFKDRLTTRIHVAPDVLDAAVPSLVLQPIVENAIRYGIGQHVGDDCIEVDCRREGGVLCIDVRNHNSTLDEGGHAGGHGIGLSNTRLRMRELYGDAASLRLDLMVPRGVACRLRLPFHELDDDVLPEHVPA is encoded by the coding sequence ATGAAGATCCGTCTTGGCAGCATGGAAATCAGACTGTCCCGCTACCTGGGTCTGTGGGGTGTCGTGGTGGTGGTGTTCGCCGTGCAGGGCTGCGTCAACGATGCCGTCAGCGGCCATCTCTGGCCACCGGCCGACTATCTGCGCTGGTGGGCAATCCAGTGGCTGACCTGGGCGGGACTTGCACCGTTGGTGTTCCGCCTGGGCGAGCGCCACCCCATCACGTTCCCCGCCACGGCACGCGCCTTGCTCCGGCACGTCGGCTACAGCCTCGGCGTGACCCTGCTGGCGGTCATCATCGGCGCGCTGGTCTCGACGCTGTTCGAGCCGAGCAGCTTCGGCCAGCAACTGGTGCAGTTCATCAGCAAGCACTTCGCCATCGGCCTGCTGGCCTATTGGACGCTGTTGGCGGTGCAGCACCTGCTGCATTTCCAGGCCGAGAAAGCGCGCCGCGAACTCGAAGCGACGCGGCTGGCCAGCGAACTCGCGCAATCGCGGCTGCAAGTATTGAAGACCCAGCTGCAGCCGCATTTCCTGTTCAACACGCTGCACGCCATCATCACCCTGCTCGACGAGGACAAGCTGTCCGCCGAAGACATGCTGCTGCGGCTGAGCGAACTGCTGCGTGCCTTCCTGGAGGACTACGACGGCCAGGAGATCCCGCTGCGGCGCGAGCTGGAACTGCTGGAGCTGTACCTCGGCATCCAGCGGCACCGCTTCAAGGACCGCCTGACCACGCGCATCCATGTCGCCCCCGACGTGCTGGACGCCGCCGTGCCCAGCCTGGTGCTGCAGCCGATCGTCGAGAACGCGATCCGCTACGGCATCGGCCAGCATGTCGGCGACGACTGCATCGAGGTCGACTGCCGGCGCGAAGGCGGCGTGCTGTGCATCGACGTGCGCAACCACAACAGCACGCTGGATGAAGGCGGCCATGCCGGCGGCCATGGCATCGGCCTGTCCAACACGCGCCTGCGCATGCGCGAACTCTATGGCGACGCCGCCAGCCTGCGGCTGGACCTGATGGTGCCGCGCGGTGTCGCCTGCCGGCTGCGCCTGCCGTTCCACGAACTCGACGACGACGTGTTGCCGGAGCACGTGCCGGCATGA
- a CDS encoding LytTR family transcriptional regulator DNA-binding domain-containing protein has product MSLTALVVDDEPIARHAVVRLLRDDPDIALAGECGDGVSAVTAIRELSPDLVFLDIQMPAITGLDVVATIGAARMPATIFVTAYEQFAVRAFEANAVDYLVKPFSRERFAETLRRAKQRLATPRGTDADTSARILQALASLQQRDAYLERVPVREDERVVLVDVDDIVWIKASGNTVRLHLADRVHDLRETMSALAARLDPRRFARVHRSAIINIRRVKDIHPWFNGYHVVTMDTGQQLRMSRYQHEAFLKLATLRRED; this is encoded by the coding sequence ATGAGCCTCACCGCGCTGGTGGTCGACGACGAACCGATCGCGCGGCATGCGGTGGTGCGGCTGTTGCGCGACGATCCCGATATCGCGCTGGCCGGCGAATGCGGCGATGGCGTGTCCGCGGTGACGGCCATCCGCGAGCTGTCGCCCGACCTGGTGTTCCTGGACATCCAGATGCCCGCCATCACCGGCCTGGACGTGGTGGCGACGATCGGCGCCGCGCGCATGCCGGCCACCATCTTCGTCACCGCCTACGAGCAGTTCGCGGTGCGCGCGTTCGAGGCGAACGCGGTGGACTACCTGGTGAAGCCGTTCAGCCGCGAGCGCTTCGCCGAAACGTTGCGCCGCGCGAAGCAGCGACTCGCCACCCCGCGTGGCACCGATGCGGACACCTCCGCGCGCATCCTGCAGGCGCTGGCCTCGCTGCAGCAGCGCGACGCCTACCTGGAACGCGTTCCGGTGCGCGAGGACGAACGCGTGGTGCTGGTCGACGTGGACGACATCGTCTGGATCAAGGCCAGCGGCAACACCGTGCGCCTGCACCTGGCCGACCGCGTGCACGACCTGCGCGAGACCATGTCGGCGCTGGCCGCGCGGCTGGATCCGCGCCGCTTCGCCCGCGTGCATCGCTCGGCGATCATCAACATCCGCCGGGTCAAGGACATCCACCCCTGGTTCAACGGCTACCACGTAGTGACGATGGACACGGGCCAGCAGCTGCGCATGAGCCGCTACCAGCACGAGGCGTTCCTGAAGCTGGCGACGCTGCGCCGCGAGGATTAG